Proteins from one Candida orthopsilosis Co 90-125, chromosome 2 draft sequence genomic window:
- a CDS encoding Gat1 zinc finger transcriptional regulator (involved in nitrogen utilization): MRRVCNFPTTHHHHQRFSKHENNASFHNYRNNPDTMSITSSPASNHNSPSSLLSAQIQARRLHQQQAYRSWSDTNRQDVNENNSTKHNQSQSFLGKHRSNPSTPNMNMKFKFNPKETSGGHTNNDINLSQLLTNEHEHVESLWKLYNKARDSLPYNTRMENLTWRMMHLTSSSSYNRKRVKTRDCRDEFKTKKTNDVAWSNGVDDLDIFCNKNTKSDSMNQHGMSTPSLQSPEQVNNPSQLYHSQHQSLHDAATASTTSFSPRTGHPHFKSDNVITDDEFDYVAHIKKLGATHFASPNRDNRANRTPDDYVSGGMTSISNVPRKRSAQFSPMFSGMGTSQNGRTISNLSQQLQDYDKFGLDFLNQPQEQGSIHQNGNAHNLQYPQATSSSFEFSLDPLAFEGPNENFRDVNVNSIPDSFASSYEKPLFDDFAPSSAPNSGVESLSSSLSTIIPSSTQFSSINQQPMSVNPRRSITATPSNLLRQESLVSLPEFADIHNSFQNHLSHNDTFINRSTMVTPIQQFSRSLNQNESFLNSSSMNHVDIKVTLPSQSGHNFFDDNNAPSPDKKPRKPKSAKQGNRNKNQSDANGSEHDSGRGSTSGASASGPSCTNCHTKTTPLWRRNPEGQPLCNACGLFLKLHGVTRPLSLKTDIIKKRQRTVVNKKDDNDGDDLNPTSLKKDDRKSSNASAVRKMRRPSIKRSKSSTKVPESILSRNLTHSLSSSPVTVNNSSFANAPSQKLSYNESVVDNSGLSNDYDWLRY; the protein is encoded by the coding sequence ATGAGAAGGGTCTGTAACTTCCCAACcactcatcatcatcaccaaagattttcaaaacacgAAAACAACGCCAGCTTTCACAACTATCGCAATAATCCAGACACAATGTCCATTACATCATCACCAGCGTCAAACCACAACTCACCGTCGTCGCTCTTACTGGCACAAATTCAAGCTCGTAGactacatcaacaacaagcatACCGATCATGGTCAGATACAAATCGTCAAGACGTAAACGAAAATAACTCCACGAAACACAATCAAAGTCAATCTTTTTTGGGTAAACATCGATCAAATCCGTCAACGCCCAACATGAATATGaagttcaaattcaatccaaaagaaacaagtGGGGGACACACTAACAATGACATCAATTTATCTCAGCTCCTAACCAATGAACATGAGCATGTGGAGAGTCTATGGAAATTGTACAACAAGGCAAGGGATTCGTTACCATACAACACTAGAATGGAAAATCTAACTTGGAGGATGATGCATCTCACGAGTAGTTCAAGTTATAATCGAAAAAGAGTCAAAACAAGGGATTGTCGTGATGAGtttaaaacaaagaaaactAATGATGTTGCCTGGAGTAATGGTGTTGACGACTTGGATATATTCTGCAACaagaatacaaaatcaGACTCGATGAACCAACACGGTATGCTGACACCACTGTTACAATCACCAGAACAAGTAAATAACCCGTCCCAGTTGTACCACAGTCAACACCAATCACTTCATGATGCAGCTACTGCGTCAACAACGTCCTTTTCACCAAGAACTGGACATCCACATTTCAAATCCGATAATGTGATtactgatgatgagttcGACTATGTGGCTCATATCAAAAAACTAGGAGCTACACATTTTGCTTCACCTAATAGAGACAACAGAGCCAATAGAACTCCAGATGATTATGTTTCAGGTGGAATGACATCAATTAGTAATGTTCCAAGAAAACGTCTGGCTCAATTCTCACCTATGTTTTCGGGTATGGGGACTCTGCAAAATGGTAGAACGATTTCCAACTTatctcaacaattgcaagaTTATGACAAGTTTGGTCttgattttttgaatcaaccTCAGGAGCAGGGATCCATTCACCAAAATGGCAATGCTCACAATTTACAATACCCACAagcaacttcatcatcgtttGAATTTTCATTAGACCCATTAGCTTTTGAAGGGCCAAATGAGAATTTTCGTGACGTCAATGTCAATTCGATTCCCGATAGTTTTGCATCATCTTATGAAAAGCctttatttgatgattttgcaCCGTCATCTGCACCTAATAGTGGTGTTGAATCCTTGTCATCTTCGCTTTCGACGATAATACCTTCGAGTACTCAGTTTTCCTCAATAAATCAGCAACCAATGTCGGTAAACCCAAGAAGGTCAATCACTGCAACTCCATCTAATCTACTACGCCAAGAATCACTTGTATCGTTACCAGAGTTTGCTGATATTCACAacagttttcaaaatcatttaaGTCATAACGACacattcatcaatagaTCAACCATGGTCACCCCTatacaacaattttcaCGAAGCCTAAACCAAAATGAATCCTTTCTAAACTCGTCATCAATGAACCACGTTGACATCAAGGTGACGTTACCTAGCCAATCTGGccacaatttttttgatgataataatGCACCTTCTCCCGACAAGAAACCAAGAAAACCCAAACTGGCCAAACAAGGGAATCGAAATAAAAACCAATCAGATGCAAATGGGAGTGAACATGACTCAGGACGGGGATCTACGAGTGGCGCTTCTGCAAGTGGACCATCTTGTACAAATTGCcacacaaaaacaacacCACTTTGGAGACGTAATCCAGAAGGTCAACCACTATGCAACGCTTGTGGActatttttgaaattgcatGGTGTCACACGTCCACTTAGTCTCAAGACCGATATCATTAAAAAACGTCAACGGACAGTGGTCAACAAAAAGGACGATAATGATGGGGATGATTTGAACCCCACTTCGTTGAAGAAGGATGATCGGAAATCGAGTAATGCTTCAGCAGTAAGGAAGATGCGCCGACCCAGTATCAAAAGAAGCAAGTCGAGTACCAAAGTTCCCGAGAGTATATTGTCGAGAAATTTGACTCACTCGTTATCAAGCAGTCCTGTCACTGTAAACAACTCGTCATTTGCTAATGCTCCGCTGCAAAAGTTGTCCTATAATGAActggttgttgataattCCGGGTTAAGTAATGATTATGATTGGCTAAGATATTAA
- a CDS encoding Snt2 protein (S. cerevisiae homolog SNT2 has DNA binding and localizes to Snt2C complex, cytoplasm), translating to MSQTTTRPKRKATINKSYNDSLESQLDYESSTSSVISTNSSAVSTPRSASSTKRKKTNPSTKKLSVQENSPMKSHNDGPTSKVPYNWQPPPMQEDYFSNKLDLTDSYIDLKTQTLYCPHQNRLASSKRGKNGKPFTLSKGQCIYMISEPPGEPYYIGRIRGFTNNTHHKYNDADSVLNSDNESTVLSKGYQFLIQWFFRPRDVSKASSDSRLLYATMDSDTCPLASFRGIVDVQLKQDIEDNYNGLSLQTTNNRRNQSKSQTPVGSMSPIESYVQNPNCFYFDRLYDRYMIRSYDVLSTNNLLQYAQVENSKSKNFLIALNKRFQYIFCETQRTKSLINSFKANTCNCDICGLWCDGADSINCVECDKYFHMYCLDPPLQKKPSRGFSWSCAVCTKKHEIEYHQKKILMLSHDNKSSNQESLKEELSALGSLEAEVKDLSRTQTIEVNRISVLPRYETMAKEFLDNDANTTFEERRLKEEWCMRYLGMNAKLEEAVDLDDKSPYPRASTRIGTKHQAVYIPECNDHPIVYYDDEKSPKKKQPNNKSKGKDKPDEVQKLVVPKEFQNLDPRDYPAWLQPRPKGYIERGVDDGAGVTCTLLWKSSTKDIANGFKDFDSFVTKCMPIAESLGLSPKSPNFCDAVAYSYMIHNGDIGKAFADVSRLDKKKLKEPVFNKEEIKRFEAGVKEFGSELYYVQKKVRTQPLREVVRFYYLWKKTKNGRQIWGNFEGRTKKLHNPVKIEQNAKKPEHVIIDNLANLDDDSSYENDKIQLQGSRFLCKHCDTTSSLQWFRVSGHDAKKLNDFGSVVALCFRCAKLWRRYAVVWESPEEVLKKVSKSSGWRKGVESELLNDANAILQYSEMTNSSLSQDMKETKPMGIEIKQELSIEKRMDSKKKFSSSVPNPTPKVAKSEHLKVEKNDSRLQKQDTKPLPRIDELISKGLGVSTKNMLFNQNYLVPRSIRIPKKLNAEDATSKLGPIIDHYREVQLADVYSSLSALQTPHLTSIELPFKPHERKCCVCREHDTTKSALMETLICANCGVNVHASCAGYSLPEKLKPMKEWLCEPCTNDMRPIKSAIYSCCLCLAHETNFELSLLGSPHVRPDFLKATADGRWSHLLCAVFSSEHAVFKKSKGTVAHSFLSLDDVTKVYLNNYKLKCGICQSYNGSLVRCELCETPTFYHPTCAQDTPNYKLGFKLNTGVKSPQNVKVDEKVGRLRAILVCPKHDQSKDTILNFRTSGKRVAGRDSESKPIIQLYLEDIVKSSKPISSGPHAKALNYIEHRNIYFGKSVGADRDIKSNTSRKICSQCSTDMSPIWWPSETGNCNNVVCQSCHHNGGSAVAKSDDLLDLSKPLNGGFYDIRDENDSVKNVYHSKPINEFSLATPVETTIRSKISLGDILI from the coding sequence ATGTCTCAAACCACCACTCGACCAAAGAGAAAGGCCACAATAAATAAATCATACAATGACTCTTTGGAACTGCAGCTAGATTATGAACTGTCGACTTCTTCAGTGATATCAACTAATTCGAGTGCTGTCTCAACGCCGAGATCGGCTTCTAGCACTAAGAGAAAGAAGACGAACCCGTCCACAAAGAAGCTACTGGTCCAAGAAAACTCACCCATGAAGTCACATAATGATGGCCCCACGTCAAAAGTTCCATATAATTGGCAACCACCGCCTATGCAAGAGGactatttttcaaataaactAGATTTAACTGACTCGTACAtagatttgaaaacacaGACACTATATTGTCCTCACCAAAATAGATTAGCATCTTCTAAGAGAGGGAAAAATGGTAAGCCATTCACACTTTCAAAAGGACAATGTATTTATATGATTAGTGAGCCTCCAGGTGAACCTTACTACATTGGAAGGATACGAGGTTTCACGAATAATACCCATCACAAGTATAATGATGCAGATTCGGTGCTTAATTCAGATAACGAGCTGACTGTGCTTTCTAAAGGCTATCAATTTCTTATACAATGGTTCTTTAGACCGAGAGATGTTTCAAAGGCGTCGTCAGACTCGCGATTGTTGTACGCCACGATGGATTCTGACACTTGTCCCTTGGCCAGTTTTCGTGGTATCGTTGATGTTCAATTGAAGCAGGATATAGAAGACAATTACAATGGCCTTAGCttacaaacaacaaacaacagaCGAAACCAATCAAAGTCACAAACTCCCGTAGGCAGCATGTCCCCAATAGAGTCATATGTTCAAAATCCAAACTGTTTTTACTTTGATCGATTGTACGATAGGTACATGATAAGATCTTATGATGTTTTGCTGACAAACAACCTTTTGCAGTATGCGCAAGTGGAAAATAGCAAGTCAAAGAACTTTCTAATTGCATTAAATAAGCGTTTCCAGTATATCTTTTGTGAAACCcaaagaacaaaatcaCTAATAAATTCTTTCAAAGCCAATACTTGCAACTGTGACATTTGTGGTTTGTGGTGCGATGGAGCAGACTCGATCAACTGTGTCGAATGTGACAAGTATTTCCACATGTATTGTTTAGATCCACCGTTGCAAAAAAAACCTAGCCGTGGATTTTCATGGTCATGTGCTGTGTGTACAAAGAAACACGAAATTGAATACCACCaaaagaagatattgatgCTCCTGCATGATAATAAGTCTTCAAATCAGGAAAGTCTAAAAGAAGAGTTGAGTGCGTTGGGCTCATTAGAAGCTGAAGTGAAGGACTTGAGCAGAACTCAAACGATTGAGGTCAACAGAATTTCAGTACTTCCTCGATATGAAACCATGGCAAAGGAGTTCTTGGACAATGATGCCAATACCACTTTCGAAGAAAGGAGACTTAAAGAGGAATGGTGCATGAGATACCTTGGAATGAATGCCAAATTGGAAGAGGCTGTGGACTTGGATGACAAATCACCGTATCCAAGAGCATCAACTAGAATAGGAACTAAACATCAAGCTGTTTATATTCCCGAATGCAACGATCATCCAATAGTTTACtacgatgatgaaaagtctccaaagaagaagcaacCAAACAACAAGTCCAAGGGAAAGGACAAGCCGGATGAGGTACAAAAGTTAGTAGTTCCAAAggaatttcaaaacctTGACCCTAGAGATTACCCAGCTTGGTTACAACCACGACCTAAGGGGTACATTGAGCGTGGAGTTGACGACGGGGCTGGTGTGACATGTACCTTACTTTGGAAATCATCGACAAAAGACATTGCAAATGGTTTTAAAGACTTTGACTCATTTGTGACAAAATGTATGCCAATTGCTGAATCCCTAGGACTTTCACCAAAGTCGCCCAATTTTTGTGATGCTGTTGCCTACCTGTATATGATTCACAACGGGGATATTGGTAAAGCATTTGCAGACGTTCTGAGACTAGACAAGAAAAAGCTTAAAGAACctgttttcaataaagaagaaataaAGAGATTTGAAGCTGGGGTTAAGGAATTCGGTAGTGAGTTGTACTATGTGCAAAAGAAGGTGAGGACTCAACCTTTACGTGAAGTTGTGCGTTTTTACTatctttggaaaaagacaaagaacGGTCGTCAAATATGGGGCAACTTTGAAGGTCGAACCAAAAAGTTGCATAACCCTGTAAAAATTGAGCAGAATGCAAAGAAGCCAGAGCATGTaatcattgataatttggCAAATCTAGATGATGACTCATCGtatgaaaatgacaaaatCCAACTTCAAGGGTCTAGATTCCTTTGCAAACACTGTGatacaacttcttcattgCAATGGTTTAGAGTTTCTGGCCATGATGCCAAGAAGCTTAATGACTTTGGCAGTGTTGTTGCTTTGTGTTTCCGGTGCGCCAAGTTATGGAGGAGATACGCAGTAGTCTGGGAGAGCCCCGAAGAGGTTCTTAAAAAGGTTTCCAAATCTAGTGGTTGGCGAAAAGGAGTGGAAAGTGAGTTATTGAACGATGCGAATGCTATATTGCAATATTCAGAAATGACCAACTCGTCTTTATCTCAGGACATGAAGGAAACGAAACCTATGGGGATTGAGATAAAACAAGAGTTACTGATTGAGAAGAGGATGGATtctaaaaagaaatttagCTCTTCCGTGCCCAACCCAACACCAAAAGTGGCTAAACTGGAACACCTCAAGGTTGAGAAAAATGATTCAAGACTTCAAAAGCAAGACACGAAGCCATTGCCAAGAATTGATGAGTTAATTTCCAAAGGCTTAGGGGTGTCAACAAAAAACATGCTATTCAACCAAAATTATCTAGTGCCAAGGTCAATTCGAATCCCCAAAAAATTGAACGCGGAAGATGCTACATCCAAACTTGGTCCCATTATCGATCATTACAGAGAAGTTCAATTAGCTGATGTTTACTCTTCACTTTCAGCACTTCAAACTCCACATTTGACATCAATAGAGTTGCCATTTAAACCACATGAAAGAAAATGCTGTGTTTGTAGAGAGCATGACACGACAAAATCAGCACTCATGGAAACTTTGATTTGTGCAAATTGCGGGGTCAATGTTCACGCATCTTGTGCTGGCTACTCATTGCCGGAAAAATTAAAACCCATGAAGGAGTGGTTGTGTGAACCTTGTACCAATGATATGAGACCCATAAAAAGTGCCATTTATTCATGCTGTTTATGCTTAGCTCatgaaacaaattttgaattgtctCTTCTTGGATCACCTCACGTGAGACCTGATTTTTTAAAAGCTACTGCTGATGGAAGATGGAGTCATTTGTTATGTGCTGTTTTCAGTAGTGAGCATGCcgttttcaaaaagtcCAAAGGTACAGTAGCGCATAGTTTTTTGTCACTTGATGATGTAACCAAAGTTTACTTGAATAACtataaattgaaatgtGGTATTTGCCAATCATACAACGGATCGTTGGTACGTTGTGAACTTTGTGAAACTCCAACATTTTATCATCCTACATGTGCACAAGATACTCCAAATTATAAATTGGGgtttaaattgaatactGGTGTTAAATCGCCTCAAAATGTAAAAGTGGATGAAAAAGTAGGTAGATTGAGAGCTATTTTGGTGTGTCCTAAACATGATCAATCTAAAGATACTATACTCAATTTCCGAACCTCGGGGAAAAGAGTTGCTGGTAGGGATTCTGAAAGCAAACCGATTATCCAACTATATCTCGAGGATATTGTAAAGCTGAGCAAACCTATATCTAGTGGTCCTCATGCCAAAGCCCTCAATTACATTGAGCATAGGAACATATATTTTGGGAAATCCGTTGGTGCTGATAGAGACATTAAGAGTAATACGAGTCGCAAGATTTGTCTGCAATGTTCAACAGACATGTCGCCAATCTGGTGGCCAAGTGAAACAGGAAATTGTAACAATGTTGTTTGTCAATCTTGTCATCATAATGGTGGATCCGCTGTAGCCAAATCTGATGACTTACTAGATTTATCGAAACCCTTGAATGGGGGGTTTTATGACATCAGGGATGAAAATGACTCTGTTAAAAACGTTTACCATTCAAAGCCCATCAATGAATTCTCTTTGGCAACGCCTGTTGAGACTACTATCAGGTCAAAGATCTCACTTGGTGATATTCTTATTTAA